The Argentina anserina chromosome 3, drPotAnse1.1, whole genome shotgun sequence genome includes a region encoding these proteins:
- the LOC126786042 gene encoding 60S ribosomal protein L35-2, translating to MARIKVHELRNKSKADLLGQLKDLKAELALLRVAKVTGGAPNKLSKIKVVRLSIAQVLTVISQKQKAALREVYKNKKLLPLDLRPKKTRAIRRRLTKHQASLKTEREKKREMYFPLRKFAIKA from the exons ATGG CGAGGATCAAGGTCCACGAGCTCAGGAACAAGTCCAAGGCAGATCTTCTGGGACAGCTCAAGGATCTGAAGGCGGAGCTCGCTCTTCTCCGAGTCGCTAAGGTCACTGGTGGAGCCCCCAACAAGCTCTCCAAAAT CAAGGTTGTGAGGCTTTCGATTGCTCAGGTGTTGACAGTGATCTCCCAGAAGCAAAAGGCGGCTCTTAGGGAAGTCTACAAGAACAAGAAGCTTCTTCCTCTTGATTTGCGTCCAAAGAAGACCAGGGCTATCAGGAGGCGTCTCACTAAGCATCAG GCATCTTTAAAGACCGagagggagaagaagagagagatgtaCTTCCCACTGAGGAAGTTTGCAATCAAGGCATAA